The following coding sequences are from one Humulus lupulus chromosome X, drHumLupu1.1, whole genome shotgun sequence window:
- the LOC133806454 gene encoding uncharacterized protein LOC133806454: MSLANVKQGENESLKSCIHRFNMETAKVGSLSRGELKMVITVGVCPGSKLWDNMLKRKVADLDDFYERLQIYIRVEDGHENLKVGRMGPSPNSLPQDTSDDVKKRIHDNPRDDRPKKSRHGNKPRPSTYTFYIELMNSREHIFITNENQVPLKKPPPMRHDRSKRDPIKYCQYHKDIGHTTAECTHLKIEIEELIRRGHLGRYVRRNNQRLDD, encoded by the coding sequence ATGAGCCTTGCCAATGTGAAACAGGGCGAGAATGAGAGTTTGAAAAGTTGCATCCATCGGTTCAATATGGAGACAGCAAAGGTAGGGAGCTTGTCAAGGGGTGAACTCAAAATGGTCATCACAGTAGGAGTGTGTCCCGGAAGTAAActttgggataacatgctcaagagaaaAGTTGCAGACTTGGATGATTTTTATGAGAGATTGCAGATATACATCAGAGTCGAAGATGGGCATGAGAACCTCAAGGTTGGAAGGATGGGACCCTCACCAAACTCTTTACCTCAAGACACCTCCGATGACGTGAAGAAAAGGATACATGACAACCCAAGAGATGACCGCCCAAAGAAGAGCAGACATGGGAACAAGCCCCGACCTTCCACATATACATTCTACATAGAATTGATGAACTCAAGGGAACATATATTCATCACCAATGAGAATCAAGTCCCATTGAAGAAGCCACCACCCATGAGGCATGATAGGTCAAAGAGGGACCCAATCAAATATTGTCAATACCACAAAGACATAGGCCATACCACCGCGGAGTGTACCCATCTAAAGATTGAGATTGAAGAGCTCATTCGCAGGGGGCATCTTGGTAGGTATGTGAGGAGAAATAATCAGAGACTAGATGATTAA